In a single window of the Nicotiana tomentosiformis chromosome 10, ASM39032v3, whole genome shotgun sequence genome:
- the LOC138899655 gene encoding uncharacterized protein, with protein MLVYTTPAQTEGISEKDSGRVPESLQIEDVSNRSQQIGNIYEGDVPESLQTEGNAPTYREACSRSRAELHRYEVDLKRVTEERNVLKLLLGQKREEIKDLRAELTKAHQDQTDLSEQKLELIEKLREEVDEIKAESVKWKENMNRLAVERETARAQLSSTKSQLQSLKEKSLAQAREKEKIEARLASELAEAEKIKVDADAMVAVYRDDVEAAVPC; from the exons ATGTTGGTTTATACAACTCCGGCTCAGACCGAGGGTATATCGGAGAAGGATTCGGGCAGAGTTCCTGAGTCGTTGCAGATCGAGGATGTTTCCAATCGAAGCCAACAGATAGGGAATATATATGAAGGGGATGTTCCCGAATCTCTTCAAACCGAAGGGAACGCCCCAA CttatcgagaagcatgttctcgatcCCGAGCTGAGCTGCATCGATATGAGGTCGATCTCaaacgggttacggaggagaggaatgtccttaaactcctcttagggcaaaaAAGGGAGGAAATCAAGGATCTACGAGCTGAGTTGACTAAAGCTCACCAAGATCAAaccgatctgtccgagcag AAGCTTGAGTTGATCGAGAAACTCCGCGAGGAGGTTGATGAGATAAAGGCGGAGTCTGTAAAATGGAAAGAAAATATGAACCGCCTTGCTGTAGAGAGAGAGACTGCTAGGGCCCAATTGTCATCGACCAAAAGTCAACTTCAGAGCCTGAAGGAGAAAAGCTTAGCTCAAGCTAGGGAAAAGGAGAAGATCGAGGCTCGATTGGCCTCTGAGCTTGCCGAGGCTGAAAAAATAAAGGTCGATGCAGACGCAATGGTGGCTGTTTACCGGGATGATGTCGAAGCTGCAGTTCCATGCTAG